In the genome of Botrytis cinerea B05.10 chromosome 5, complete sequence, one region contains:
- the Bckex2 gene encoding Bckex2, translating into MKLHTLIGLFGLGVWANAVNLRPRNYDAHDYYVLHLDSTADPVQVAGRLGLSHDGQLGELEDHHVFSTHKQDEDVVHTALKMRKRRKRELSDFDILDTVRYAQKQKLKARMEKRGLMRPAPEGYEIDERQDTTPPVDAAVAKQQAVQKALGIQDPIFKDQWHLYNPVQVGHDVNVTDVWMQNITGTGSIVAIVDDGLDMYSNDLKANYYAEGSYDFNENTLEPKPRLSDDKHGTRCAGEVSAVKNDVCGVGVAYDSKIAGIRILSKMITDADEAVAMNYAYQHNQIYSCSWGPPDDGRSMDAPGILIKRAMVNAVQKGRGGLGSIYVFASGNGAANEDNCNFDGYTNSIYSITVGAIDRKGLHPYYSEKCSAQLVVTYSSGSGDSIHTTDVGTNTCSDAHGGTSAAAPLAAGIFALVLQIRPDLSWRDMQYLVMSTALPVDLETGEWQTTTIGKKFSHTFGYGKIDTWATIEAAKDFKNVKPQAWFYSPWIHVNQAIPQGDDGLSVSFEVTKEMLQEANLERLEHVQVTMNIAHTKRGDLSVDLVSPDKLVSHLSASRRYDSEPEGYDDWTFMSVVHWGESGIGTWTITVRDTFVNEHNGTFTDWHLKLWGESIDAEKAIVLPMPTEHDDDNHAEIATTTIAGVTSAATAAPTNPAAPTGELPSVPSDHPDRPINAKPSGTEDELTSPTSTAPAESETTAPSTWIPSFLPTFGVSSKTQIWIYGALGLIAAFCAGLGVYLYMARRKRLRNNPRDEWEFDLLEDDEAEALAGNTEMSMKKGGKRRAGELYDAFAAGSDDEDDEYRDGGDEREKKLYEDDGESEGTGSGSGHHVVGDDDDEDSDDESAVNVKDEKKPLNK; encoded by the exons ATGAAATTACACACGCTCATCGGCCTGTTTGGCCTGGGGGTTTGGGCAAATGCTGTAAATCTGCGCCCACGAAATTATGATGCTCACGATTACTATGTCCTACATCTCGATTCTACCGCGGATCCAGTACAAGTCGCAGGGAGGCTAGGGTTAAGTCACGACGGCCAACTGGGAGAGTTGGAGGACCACCACGTTTTCTCAACACACAAgcaagatgaagatgttgtGCATACAGCTTTGAAGATGCGGAAGAGACGGAAGCGGGAGCTGAGCGACTTTGATATTCTGGATACCGTGAGGTATgcccaaaaacaaaagctcAAGGCtagaatggagaagagaggttTAATGCGGCCCGCGCCTGAAGGATACGAAATCGACGAACGACAAGATACCACCCCGCCAGTCGATGCCGCGGTTGCGAAACAGCAAGCCGTTCAAAAGGCATTGGGGATTCAAGATCCAATATTCAAAGATCAATGGCATCTGTACAATCCAGTCCAAGTCGGGCACGACGTAAATGTCACCGATGTATGGATGCAGAATATAACTGGTACTGGTTCGATTGTCGCCATCGTGGATGATGGGTTGGACATGTACAGCAATGATTTGAAGGCCAATTACTACGCTGAAGGGTCATACGATTTCAACGAGAATACCCTAGAGCCAAAACCTCGATTATCGGATGACAAGCATGGTACACGATGTGCTGGTGAAGTTTCTGCTGTCAAGAACGATGTTTGTGGTGTCGGAGTAGCCTATGATTCGAAGATTGCTGGAATTCGTATTTTATCCAAGATGATCACAGATGCTGATGAAGCCGTCGCCATGAATTACGCATACCAGCACAACCAGATTTATTCTTGCTCCTGGGGACCTCCTGATGATGGAAGATCGATGGACGCTCCAGGTATACTCATTAAAAGGGCTATGGTAAATGCAGTTCAAAAAGGACGTGGTGGACTGGGTTCAATCTATGTGTTCGCATCCGGAAATGGCGCCGCGAACGAAGACAACTGTAATTTCGATGGCTATACCAACAGTATTTATAGTATCACTGTTGGAGCGATCGACAGAAAGGGTCTACACCCATATTATTCCGAGAAGTGTTCTGCTCAGCTTGTAGTTACATACAGTAGTGGAAGTGGAGATTCCATT CACACAACTGATGTCGGTACCAATACTTGTTCTGATGCACATGGTGGTACTTCCGCTGCTGCACCTCTCGCAGCAGGAATCTTTGCTTTGGTTTTGCAAATCCGACCAGATCTCAGCTGGAGAGATATGCAATACCTCGTCATGTCAACTGCTTTGCCGGTTGATCTTGAAACTGGTGAATGGCAAACAACAActattggaaagaaattcagTCACACTTTTGGATATGGAAAAATTGATACCTGGGCCACAATCGAAGCCGcaaaagatttcaagaatGTTAAACCCCAAGCTTGGTTCTATTCTCCTTGGATTCACGTCAACCAAGCCATTCCTCAAGGAGATGATGGTCTCTCAGTTTCCTTTGAAGTTACCAAAGAAATGTTACAGGAAGCAAATCTAGAGAGATTGGAGCATGTCCAGGTTACAATGAACATTGCACACACTAAGCGAGGAGATTTGAGCGTCGACTTGGTCAGTCCAGATAAGCTAGTTAGCCATCTTTCCGCATCACGACGTTATGATTCTGAACCCGAGGGATATGACGACTGGACTTTCATGTCTGTTGTTCATTG GGGTGAATCTGGTATTGGAACTTGGACCATCACTGTCAGGGATACTTTCGTGAACGAACATAACGGAACTTTCACAGATTGGCATCTCAAATTATGGGGAGAGTCTATCGATGCTGAAAAGGCAATCGTACTTCCAATGCCTACTGAACATGACGATGATAATCACGCCGAAATTGCCACGACTACCATTGCCGGTGTCACGTCAGCCGCAACAGCAGCTCCAACCAACCCCGCAGCCCCAACTGGCGAACTTCCAAGTGTTCCATCTGACCATCCCGATCGACCTATCAACGCCAAACCTTCGGGTACAGAAGATGAGCTTACCTCTCCTACCTCCACCGCACCCGCAGAATCAGAGACTACCGCTCCATCAACATGgattccttctttcctccccaCTTTCGGTGTCTCTTCCAAAACCCAAATCTGGATCTACGGTGCTTTGGGTCTCATCGCCGCTTTCTGTGCAGGTCTAGGTGTATACCTCTACATGGCGCGCCGCAAGCGTCTCCGCAACAACCCAAGAGACGAATGGGAATTTGATCTCctcgaggatgatgaagcGGAAGCTTTAGCCGGTAATACAGAAATGAGTATGAAGAAGGGGGGAAAGAGGAGAGCAGGCGAGCTTTATGATGCGTTTGCTGCGGgcagtgatgatgaagacgatgagtATAGAGATGGGGGtgatgagagagaaaagaaattgtatgaggatgatggagagaGCGAGGGGACGGGTAGCGGAAGTGGACATCATGTTGTTGGAGACGACGATGACgaggatagtgatgatgagagcGCGGTCAATGTGAAGGATGAGAAAAAACCGTTGAATAAGTGA